In one Nocardia tengchongensis genomic region, the following are encoded:
- a CDS encoding TetR/AcrR family transcriptional regulator, whose protein sequence is MPKVSDDHLAARRSQILDGARSCFAEFGYEGATVRRLEEATGLSRGAIFHHFRDKDALFLALAQEDAGRMAEVAANQGLIQVMRDMLARPEDFDWLGTRLEIARRLRNDPEFRANWEERSTELTAATVARLERRKAAGALRDDVPTEVLLGYLDLVLDGLIARIASGHAGNNLEAVLDLVEASIRRKA, encoded by the coding sequence GTGCCCAAGGTCTCAGACGACCACCTCGCCGCCCGGCGCAGCCAGATCCTCGACGGGGCGCGCAGCTGCTTCGCCGAGTTCGGCTACGAGGGCGCCACCGTGCGTCGTCTCGAAGAAGCGACCGGTCTGTCGCGGGGCGCCATCTTCCACCACTTCCGCGACAAGGACGCTCTGTTCCTGGCGCTGGCCCAGGAGGACGCGGGCCGGATGGCCGAGGTCGCCGCCAATCAGGGTCTGATCCAGGTCATGCGCGACATGCTCGCCCGCCCAGAGGATTTCGACTGGCTGGGCACCCGCCTCGAAATCGCCCGCCGGCTGCGCAACGATCCCGAATTCCGGGCCAACTGGGAAGAACGCTCCACCGAGCTGACCGCCGCGACGGTGGCGCGCCTGGAACGCCGCAAGGCCGCCGGCGCGCTGCGCGACGACGTGCCCACCGAGGTGCTGCTCGGCTACCTCGATCTGGTCCTCGACGGCCTGATCGCCCGCATCGCCTCCGGGCACGCGGGCAACAACCTCGAAGCGGTCCTCGACCTGGTCGAGGCTTCCATCCGCCGCAAGGCC
- the acnA gene encoding aconitate hydratase AcnA has translation MTSIDTFGAKGTLEVGSNSYEIFRLSAVPGTEKLPYALKVLAENLLRTEDGANITADHVRAIANWDPSAEPDTEIQFTPARVIMQDFTGVPCIVDLATMREAVTTLGGDPSKVNPLSPADMVIDHSVILDVFGTADALERNVDLEYERNGERYQFLRWGQGAFDDFKVVPPGVGIVHQVNIEYLAPTVMVRNGQAYPDTCVGTDSHTTMVNGLGVLGWGVGGIEAEAAMLGQPVSMLIPRVVGFKLTGEIKPGVTATDVVLTVTDMLRKHGVVGKFVEFYGKGVAEVPLANRATLGNMSPEFGSTAAIFPIDGETINYLRLTGRSDEQLALVEAYAKEQGLWHDADNEPAYSEYLELDLGTVVPSIAGPKRPQDRILLSDSKNAFRKDIRTYTNDPVPHTSLDEAIEESFPASDPVASGTATDETAVPNAANGNAGRPSKPVKVSDPERGDFVLDHGAVVVAGITSCTNTSNPSVMLGAALLARNAVEKGLSSKPWVKTNMAPGSQVVADYYEKAGLWPYLEKLGFYVGGFGCTTCIGNTGPLPEEISKAINDNDLSVTAVLSGNRNFEGRISPDVKMNYLASPPLVIAYALAGTMDFDFEVDALGQDTDGNDVFLKDIWPSPQEIDDTIKSAISRDMFTKSYATVFEGDQRWQGLNTPEGDTFAWDENSTYVRKAPYFDGMSMDPTPVSDIKGARVLALLGDSVTTDHISPAGPIKPGTPAAQYLDANGVARKDYNSLGSRRGNHEVMIRGTFANIRLRNQLLDDVSGGYTRDFTQPGGPQAFIYDASQNYQAAGIPLVVLGGKEYGSGSSRDWAAKGTSLLGVKAVITESFERIHRSNLIGMGVVPLQFPAGQSAASLGLDGTETFDIEGITKLNEGVTPKTMQVTATKENGEKVVFDAVVRIDTPGEADYYRNGGILQFVLRNMIRG, from the coding sequence GTGACGAGTATCGATACCTTCGGCGCCAAGGGCACCCTCGAGGTCGGAAGCAACTCGTATGAGATCTTCCGTCTCTCGGCCGTGCCCGGCACCGAGAAGCTGCCCTACGCCCTGAAGGTCCTCGCGGAGAATCTGCTTCGCACCGAGGACGGCGCGAACATCACCGCGGATCACGTCCGCGCGATCGCCAACTGGGATCCGTCCGCCGAGCCGGACACCGAGATCCAGTTCACCCCCGCCCGCGTGATCATGCAGGACTTCACCGGCGTGCCCTGCATCGTCGACCTCGCCACCATGCGTGAGGCCGTCACCACCCTCGGCGGCGACCCGAGCAAGGTCAACCCGCTGTCCCCGGCCGACATGGTCATCGACCACTCGGTCATCCTCGACGTGTTCGGCACCGCCGACGCCCTCGAGCGCAACGTCGACCTGGAGTACGAGCGCAACGGCGAGCGTTACCAGTTCCTGCGCTGGGGCCAGGGCGCGTTCGACGACTTCAAGGTCGTCCCGCCGGGCGTCGGCATCGTGCACCAGGTCAACATCGAGTACCTGGCCCCCACCGTCATGGTCCGCAACGGCCAGGCCTACCCCGACACCTGTGTCGGCACCGACTCGCACACCACCATGGTCAACGGCCTGGGCGTGCTGGGCTGGGGCGTCGGCGGCATCGAGGCCGAGGCCGCGATGCTGGGCCAGCCGGTCTCCATGCTGATCCCGCGCGTGGTCGGCTTCAAGCTGACGGGTGAGATCAAGCCGGGCGTCACCGCCACCGACGTGGTGCTCACCGTCACCGACATGCTGCGCAAGCACGGTGTGGTCGGCAAGTTCGTCGAGTTCTACGGCAAGGGCGTCGCCGAGGTGCCGCTGGCCAACCGCGCCACCCTGGGCAACATGAGCCCGGAGTTCGGTTCCACCGCCGCGATCTTCCCGATCGACGGCGAGACCATCAACTACCTGCGCCTGACCGGCCGCAGCGACGAGCAGCTCGCGCTCGTCGAGGCGTACGCCAAGGAGCAGGGCCTGTGGCACGACGCGGACAACGAGCCCGCGTACTCGGAGTACCTGGAGCTGGACCTGGGCACCGTGGTGCCGTCCATCGCCGGCCCGAAGCGCCCGCAGGACCGGATTCTGCTGTCGGACAGCAAGAACGCGTTCCGCAAGGACATCCGCACCTACACCAACGACCCGGTGCCGCACACCTCGCTCGACGAGGCCATCGAGGAGTCCTTCCCGGCCAGCGATCCGGTCGCCTCGGGCACCGCCACCGACGAGACCGCCGTCCCGAATGCCGCCAACGGCAACGCGGGCCGTCCGTCCAAGCCGGTCAAGGTCTCGGACCCGGAGCGTGGTGACTTCGTCCTGGATCACGGCGCCGTCGTGGTCGCGGGCATCACCTCCTGCACCAACACCTCGAACCCGTCGGTCATGCTGGGCGCGGCCCTGCTGGCTCGCAACGCGGTCGAGAAGGGCCTGTCCTCCAAGCCGTGGGTGAAGACCAACATGGCCCCGGGCTCGCAGGTCGTCGCCGACTACTACGAGAAGGCCGGCCTGTGGCCGTACCTGGAGAAGCTGGGCTTCTACGTGGGTGGCTTCGGTTGCACCACCTGCATCGGCAACACCGGTCCGCTGCCGGAGGAGATCTCCAAGGCGATCAACGACAACGACCTCTCGGTCACCGCGGTGCTCTCGGGTAACCGTAACTTCGAGGGTCGTATCTCCCCCGACGTGAAGATGAACTACCTGGCTTCCCCGCCGCTGGTCATCGCCTACGCGCTCGCGGGCACCATGGACTTCGACTTCGAGGTCGACGCCCTGGGTCAGGACACCGACGGCAACGACGTGTTCCTGAAGGACATCTGGCCGTCGCCGCAGGAGATCGACGACACCATCAAGTCGGCGATCAGCCGGGACATGTTCACCAAGTCCTACGCGACCGTCTTCGAGGGCGACCAGCGTTGGCAGGGTCTGAACACCCCCGAGGGCGACACCTTCGCGTGGGACGAGAACTCGACCTACGTCCGCAAGGCGCCGTACTTCGATGGCATGTCGATGGACCCGACCCCGGTCTCCGACATCAAGGGCGCGCGTGTGCTGGCGCTGCTGGGCGACTCGGTCACCACCGACCACATCTCCCCCGCCGGTCCGATCAAGCCGGGCACCCCGGCCGCGCAGTACCTGGACGCCAATGGCGTTGCGCGCAAGGACTACAACTCGCTGGGCTCGCGTCGTGGTAACCACGAGGTGATGATCCGCGGCACCTTCGCCAACATCCGTCTGCGCAACCAGCTGCTGGACGACGTCTCGGGTGGTTACACCCGCGACTTCACCCAGCCGGGTGGCCCGCAGGCCTTCATCTACGACGCCTCGCAGAACTACCAGGCCGCGGGCATCCCGCTGGTCGTGCTGGGCGGCAAGGAGTACGGCTCGGGTTCCTCGCGTGACTGGGCCGCCAAGGGCACCAGCCTGCTGGGCGTCAAGGCCGTCATCACCGAGTCGTTCGAGCGCATCCACCGCTCGAACCTGATCGGCATGGGCGTTGTGCCGCTGCAGTTCCCGGCCGGCCAGTCGGCCGCGTCGCTGGGCCTGGACGGCACCGAGACCTTCGACATCGAGGGCATCACCAAGCTGAACGAGGGTGTGACTCCGAAGACCATGCAGGTCACCGCCACCAAGGAGAACGGCGAAAAGGTCGTCTTCGACGCGGTCGTTCGCATCGACACCCCCGGTGAGGCGGACTACTACCGCAACGGCGGCATCCTGCAGTTCGTGCTGCGCAACATGATTCGCGGCTAG
- a CDS encoding DUF6676 family protein: MTVSHPSVFTPVKAELPPNTDLNKIIADLADDHVAAPEGRDQEALAAIAAAARDQGVKLDIVVVPGNPGIEANLRDLANEVGKIEHGTVVVFSDDWVGTFSDQFTRGRLERAEDGAKYRGPEHTADAAQVFVDRLQQPEAVSWTVITLVLLGVLIAGIGGLYVVKVRRARDESRPSAPVA, from the coding sequence GTGACCGTCTCGCACCCCTCGGTTTTCACGCCCGTGAAGGCGGAACTACCGCCGAACACCGACTTGAATAAGATCATCGCCGATCTCGCCGATGATCATGTCGCCGCCCCCGAGGGACGCGACCAGGAGGCCCTCGCGGCCATCGCCGCCGCCGCCCGTGATCAGGGCGTCAAGCTCGATATCGTTGTGGTGCCGGGCAATCCGGGGATCGAGGCGAATCTGCGCGACCTGGCCAACGAGGTCGGCAAGATCGAACACGGCACCGTGGTCGTCTTCAGCGACGACTGGGTCGGCACCTTCAGCGACCAGTTCACCCGCGGGCGGCTCGAGCGCGCCGAGGACGGGGCCAAGTACCGCGGGCCCGAGCACACCGCCGACGCCGCACAGGTTTTCGTGGATCGGCTGCAGCAGCCGGAAGCGGTGTCCTGGACGGTGATCACCCTGGTGCTGCTGGGCGTGCTGATCGCCGGGATCGGCGGGTTGTACGTGGTGAAGGTGCGGCGGGCGCGCGACGAGTCGCGGCCGTCGGCTCCGGTGGCCTAG
- a CDS encoding NlpC/P60 family protein, with protein MLVAAVVLACGMASGHAVPPPPANPSDGDLNAAGAQVDAGVGEVGTLINQVASAEQQLQQLDDAIAVRREAVNKALVDLQMARDAADAAARTVTQCQADLADAGTKVDTAHGNFDKYVAQVYMRPGSTSLINYMAAPSPEIALNRAQVLTIASKNQRQVVDGLRHAQIDQANKTSAAKQAQQAADAAAAAADAKKAEAQNAVATAQADFNQQNSVRNGLVSQRDSAQQRLDAARANVAGLQSQRDAFLAWDQQRKTEEAAAQAAAHAAAVAAAARVAADRAAADRANQVGQSHRPHKVQDSSPPPRRPTQPNRPDTSTTRPSGSRSELVETVVDRAMSQLGVVYAWGGGDEDGPTLGIRDGGTADSYGDYNKTGFDCSGLMIYAFAGVGVSLPHYSGYQYTMGTRVPVGDRARGDMLFWGPGGSQHVALYIGNNKMIEAPQSGEVVKVSTVREDGIMPYAVRIIS; from the coding sequence TTGCTCGTAGCGGCCGTCGTGCTGGCCTGTGGCATGGCCTCCGGCCACGCGGTTCCACCCCCACCCGCCAACCCCAGCGACGGAGACCTCAACGCCGCCGGCGCCCAGGTCGACGCCGGTGTCGGCGAGGTCGGCACCCTCATCAACCAGGTCGCCTCGGCCGAACAGCAGCTCCAGCAGCTCGACGACGCCATTGCCGTCCGCCGCGAAGCCGTCAACAAGGCCCTGGTGGATCTGCAGATGGCCCGCGACGCCGCCGACGCCGCCGCGCGCACCGTCACCCAATGCCAGGCCGATCTGGCCGACGCCGGCACGAAAGTCGATACCGCACACGGCAATTTCGACAAGTACGTCGCGCAGGTCTACATGCGCCCCGGCTCCACCTCGCTGATCAACTACATGGCCGCCCCCAGCCCCGAGATCGCGCTCAACCGCGCCCAGGTGCTGACCATCGCCTCCAAGAATCAGCGGCAGGTGGTCGACGGCCTGCGCCACGCCCAGATCGACCAGGCCAACAAGACCTCCGCCGCCAAACAGGCCCAGCAGGCCGCCGACGCCGCCGCGGCCGCCGCCGACGCCAAGAAGGCCGAAGCGCAGAACGCCGTCGCCACCGCCCAGGCCGATTTCAACCAGCAGAACTCCGTCCGCAACGGCCTTGTCTCCCAGCGCGACTCGGCCCAGCAGCGCCTCGACGCCGCCCGCGCCAATGTGGCGGGCCTGCAGAGTCAGCGCGACGCCTTCCTCGCGTGGGATCAGCAGCGCAAAACCGAAGAGGCGGCCGCCCAGGCCGCGGCCCACGCGGCCGCCGTCGCCGCAGCCGCCCGCGTGGCCGCCGACCGCGCCGCCGCCGACCGCGCCAACCAGGTAGGCCAAAGTCACCGACCCCACAAGGTCCAGGACTCCTCCCCACCCCCGCGCCGCCCCACCCAGCCCAACCGCCCCGACACCTCGACGACCCGCCCCAGCGGCTCCCGCTCCGAACTGGTCGAAACCGTCGTCGACCGCGCCATGTCCCAACTCGGCGTCGTCTACGCCTGGGGCGGCGGCGACGAGGACGGCCCCACCCTCGGCATCCGCGACGGTGGCACCGCCGACAGCTACGGCGACTACAACAAAACCGGCTTCGACTGCTCCGGCCTCATGATCTACGCCTTCGCCGGCGTCGGCGTCTCCCTACCCCACTACTCCGGCTACCAATACACCATGGGCACAAGGGTTCCCGTCGGCGACCGCGCCCGCGGCGACATGCTGTTCTGGGGCCCCGGCGGCAGCCAACACGTAGCCCTCTACATCGGTAACAACAAAATGATCGAGGCCCCCCAATCCGGCGAGGTTGTCAAGGTCTCCACGGTCCGAGAAGACGGCATCATGCCCTACGCCGTCCGCATCATCTCCTGA
- a CDS encoding acyl-ACP desaturase gives MARVLTQLEILTELEPVAGQALDRHLSMAKDWHPHDYVPWEEGRNFPLLGGIDWEPEQSQLSDVAKAALVTNLLTEDNLPSYHREIAENFSRDGAWGTWVGRWTAEEARHSIVLRDYLVVTRGVDPVALENDRMVHMTNGFAAPVEARILDDTGFLHSVAYVSFQELATRISHRNTAQFCDDPVADRIMHRLALDENLHMIFYRTLCGAALDLVPDQAVQAIDLIIENFRMPGMGMPNFRRNGVLMAKHGVYDLRIHLEEVLQPVLRQWNLFERNDFGPLGEQARDRLVVFLENLEKVQIPRFEEQRDRALARERARV, from the coding sequence TTGGCGCGCGTATTGACACAGCTCGAGATCCTCACGGAACTCGAGCCCGTTGCGGGGCAAGCCTTGGATCGGCACCTGTCGATGGCGAAGGACTGGCATCCCCACGACTATGTGCCTTGGGAGGAGGGGCGAAACTTCCCGCTCTTGGGCGGAATCGATTGGGAGCCAGAACAATCTCAGCTGTCCGATGTCGCGAAGGCAGCCTTGGTGACCAACCTGCTCACCGAGGACAACCTGCCCTCCTACCATCGCGAGATCGCCGAGAACTTCTCCCGCGACGGCGCGTGGGGCACCTGGGTCGGGCGGTGGACCGCAGAGGAGGCGCGCCACAGCATTGTGCTGCGCGACTATTTGGTCGTCACTCGCGGCGTCGATCCGGTCGCCCTCGAGAACGACCGGATGGTTCACATGACGAACGGATTCGCGGCACCGGTCGAGGCTCGCATCCTCGACGACACCGGGTTCCTGCATTCGGTCGCTTACGTCTCGTTTCAGGAACTCGCCACCCGCATCAGTCACCGCAATACGGCCCAATTCTGTGATGATCCGGTGGCCGACCGCATCATGCACCGGCTCGCCCTCGACGAGAACCTGCACATGATCTTCTACCGCACGCTGTGCGGCGCGGCCCTGGATCTGGTGCCCGATCAGGCTGTGCAGGCCATCGACCTGATCATCGAGAACTTCCGCATGCCGGGCATGGGCATGCCCAACTTCCGCCGCAACGGCGTGCTGATGGCCAAACACGGCGTCTACGACCTGCGAATCCATCTCGAAGAAGTCCTTCAGCCCGTGCTACGGCAATGGAATCTCTTCGAGCGCAACGACTTCGGTCCGCTAGGTGAACAAGCCCGGGATCGACTCGTGGTGTTCCTCGAGAACCTCGAAAAGGTCCAGATTCCGCGTTTCGAAGAACAGCGCGACCGAGCCCTGGCGCGCGAGCGGGCGCGGGTCTGA